Genomic DNA from Marnyiella aurantia:
ATTTCCTTTTGTTCGTCCTCAGGAATCTCGGATGATGTAGATGTACCGGAAGCACAGAAAAGTGTTTTATAGAACCCAAGACTTACAGCCAGATAACCCAGATTAGCTTCCTGCATGGCTTCCATAAGTTCATTTGCCTTCTCAACAGTCTTTACGTCCAGGGCTATAAGACCGCCGAAGCCGTAATCTTCATTCATCATTTCTGAAAAAAGCTCATGTTGCGGATGACTCTGCAAACCGGGGTATTTTACCTTCAGTCCATCCTCTTCCCATCTTTCAGCCAGATACTGTGCGTTCTCGCTGTGTTTTTTCATCCGTAAATGAAGAGTCCGTAGATTCTTAAGAATACTTGCAGCACGCAGGCTGTCCATGGTAGGACCTAGCAGCATGCACGCCCCGCTGTTCACATCTTTCAGCCGGTTAATGAAATCTTCTGTTCCGCATATTGCACCGCCTACCGCATCGCTGCTACCGTTTATGAACTTGGTGAGACTGTGAATAGTAACATCAGCACCCAACAAATTTGGCGATACCATGAGCGGCGAAAATGTATTATCGACCACCAACTGCAAATTATGCTTTTTCGCAAGCTCTGAAAGTGCGGTAAGGTCTGCCACTTCAAGAAGTGGGTTACTTACTGTTTCGCAGTAAATCATGCGGGTATTTTCGGTGATGGATGCTTCTACTGCCTCAAGATTGGTAATATCAACAAAAGAAGTATCGATTTTAAGACCAGGCAGGAAATTTTTCATGAATGCATACGTTCCGCCATAAATAGTGCGGCTGGAAACAATATGATCTCCTGACTTGCACACCTGAAGTAATACGGATGTGATGGCCCCCATCCCTGATGCTGTTACATTCGCACTTTCGGTTCCTTCCATCTGCGCAAGTGCCTGAGACAGATAGAGGTTACTTGGAGATGTATGCCGGGAGTATAAATAACAACCTTCTGTTTTCCCCTCGAAGGTATCCGACATGGCTTTGGCCGTAAGGAATGTATAAGTAGAACTGTCCGAAATGGACGGATTTACACCACCGAACTCTCCGAAGAACTGAAGGTCCTGAATGTTGTTTACTGCACTGAATTCTTTCATATTTTCTATTTTCCATAAAATTGTCAAAATCCAATCTAATAAACAATGTAGATGAGAATAATCAGAAAAATTAAATTAGGATTCGTTTCTATGTAGATTTATATTCTATATTTGAAAAAGAAAATATTCCCGGACCAAAAATTTTTCCGATGAATCTGGATCATAAAGACAGACAACTCCTCAATTTACTGCAGCAAAACTCAAAAAGAACAACTAAAAGCCTTGCGACGGAGCTCAGTCTTTCGGTAACTGCCGTATTTGAGCGAATTAAAAAACTTGAAAGACTTGAAGTGATTGACGGATATGTGGCAATGGTAAACAGGAAAAAGATTGACCGCGATTTTCTGGTGATTTGTCATGTGAAACTGATCCAGCACAGCAAGGAATTCATTACTCAGTTTGAGCGTGAAATCAGCAAATTCCCGGAGGTCCTGGAGTGCTTTCATGTAAGTGGTGATTACGATTATATCCTGAAAATCATAGTAAAAGATATATCTGAGTACCGTGAATTTATGGTGAGTAAACTAACCAACCTGCAGCATATCGCCAGCACACAAAGCGCGTTTACGATTAAGGAAGTGAAAACAACCACGACCGTTGCACTGTAACGCTTTCCTGGTGGCACAAAAACGAAACACCCTTCATCACAAAGAAATCCTATTTTTGCAGCTTAAACGCAACGCAGACCCTTGAAAGATTTTAAATCCTTCCAACTTTTCATCAATAGCAGTCCGACCAAAGCAAATATGACAATGGCCGGGTGGCTTTTCCTGATCCTGACACCCCTGGTCCTTTGGCTGGATTCTGATTTGTTTCTGAATGATTACGGCTTCAACGGACGCTGGCTGGCAAATGGGCTAACTTTAGTTTATTTTCTTTGGCTCTTTTATGTTTCCGGAACTGAACTCAGAAAACTAATTTTCACAATGGTGATAATCTCCTATATCGGAGAACTTATATTCTGCAGCCTGCTTGGAATGTATCACTACCGCACTGTCCATATACCTCTTTATGTGCCTCTCGGACATGCAATAGTATACGCCTCAGGCTATATTTATGCGAATACCGGGTGGGCACTCACTAACAAAACTCTGCTAAAGAAGGTGTTTCCCCTCCTTTTTATCCTGATTTTCCTCATACCGGTCCTTTTCTTTAATGATATTTTTACACTCATCTTCAGTGTATTTTTCTTTTTAATTCTGCGGCGTAAGAAGTATGACCCGCTCTATTACTTCATAGCCTTTTGTGTTATTTTTATCGAATTGTTGGGTACAGGTTTTAACTGCTGGAAATGGGTTCCCGAAACCTTTGGCGCAATCCCTGCAGCCAATCCTCCTATGGGTGCCGTATTTTTTTACGCCGGTGGCGATGTGATTATCGCTAAACTCGTGAGCATCTGGGACGGCAGAAAAAAAACGCCTGCAGCAAATAGTGCCGGCTAATTGCCCGGGATAAGTTTTTCTAAGAGTAGTTAATCGCATCGGTTTAAAAAACATGTGCAACCACAGTTTTTATAAAGATGTATACTGCCAGAATTTATTTACATTCGTAAGAAAGTTGGTCTATGGAAGTAAAATTCTTTGCAAGTTCCACGCAATTCCGTGCCTGGCTGGCTAAAAACCATGACAAAGAAAAGGAACTTCTTGTTGGATTCTACAAAGTAAGAAGTGGAAAACCATCAATGTCATGGTCAGAATCTGTAGACCAGGCCCTCTGTTTTGGCTGGATAGACGGCATCCGCAAGTCTGTTGATACTGAAAGCTATACGATCCGTTTTACTCCCCGACGGCCAGACAGCATCTGGAGTGCCGTAAACGTTAGAAAAGTTGCGGAACTAAGCGCCGCAGGGCTTATGGAACCAGCGGGACTTAAAGCTTTCAGCAAAAAAAACGACAGCCGTTCCGGTATCTATTCGCATGAAAAACCTGCGGAGGAATTTCCGACAGAAATGGAAACTATATTTGCTGATAATCCCGTGGCCTGGGAGTTCTTCTGTAAGCAGCCTCCCTCCTACCGTAAAGTGATTATTCACTGGATAATGACTGCAAAACGGGAAACTACACGTACTGACCGTCTGAAGAAGGTTATTGAAGCGAGTCTGAAACAGGAGAGGCTGCAGTAATTATTCGCAGATTTTTAATCATTTATTACATTCTGCCGCCTTCGCAATTAATATTGCCTTAATTTTGATATGTAATGTTGCTTCCAGTCTACTAATCATGAACCAATTATCACCCGATTCTTATCAGCCAAAAAAATATGTCCGGATAGAAAATCCGGACTGGGTAAAAAATGCCACAATCTATCAGGTGAACACCAGGCAGTTTTCCGCTGAAGGAACTTTTAAAGAGGTCGAAGAGCAACTGCCACGACTCAGGAAATTAGGGATAGATATTATTTGGTTAATGCCTATACATCCAATAGGCGCGGTGAACCGGAAAGGAAACCTGGGCAGTCCCTATTCCGTTCAGGACTATAAAAAAGTCAACACGGAGTTTGGAACTGAAGCGGACCTGCGAAGTTTAGTTCAGGCTGTTCATTCACATGGAATGTATATCATTCTGGATTGGGTGGCCAACCACAGCAGTTGGGACAATGCCCTTGCTGCTGAACATCCGGAGTGGTATGTTAAGGCCAGAAACGGCAAATTCCGCTCCACACTATGGCGGGATTACGATGATATTATCGAGTTTGATTACAGCCAGCCGGAACTCCGGAAATACATGACCGAAGCACTGAAATATTGGGTCAGGGAATTTAATATTGACGGTTTCCGGTGCGATGTGGCCAGTTTTGTGCCTGTTGATTTCTGGGAAAATGCCAGAGCGGAACTGGATGCCATCAAGCCGGTTTTCATGCTGGCAGAAGCCGAGGATAAAGAGCTGCACCGTAAAGCCTTCGACGCCACCTACAACTGGACCTTATGGAACCATCTGCACCAGATTGCTCGGGGGCGCAGCAATGCCAAAACCCTGGCCGAAGCGTATTTGGCAGAGCATGTCTCCATTTTTCCAAAAGAAGGCATCAGGCTGAATTTCATCGACAATCATGACAAAAATGCCTGGGAAGGCACAACCGAAGCGAACTTTGGTCCTGCGTTGAAGTCCGCAACAGTGTTCACCATATTGATGGATGGAATGCCAATGGTTCACAACGGCCAGGAAGCTGGGCTAAACCGGTCACTTAAATTTTTCGATAAGGACCCAATAGACTGGCAGGCACACCAAAATGCAGATCTATATACAACTCTTTTTCGC
This window encodes:
- a CDS encoding aminotransferase class I/II-fold pyridoxal phosphate-dependent enzyme → MKEFSAVNNIQDLQFFGEFGGVNPSISDSSTYTFLTAKAMSDTFEGKTEGCYLYSRHTSPSNLYLSQALAQMEGTESANVTASGMGAITSVLLQVCKSGDHIVSSRTIYGGTYAFMKNFLPGLKIDTSFVDITNLEAVEASITENTRMIYCETVSNPLLEVADLTALSELAKKHNLQLVVDNTFSPLMVSPNLLGADVTIHSLTKFINGSSDAVGGAICGTEDFINRLKDVNSGACMLLGPTMDSLRAASILKNLRTLHLRMKKHSENAQYLAERWEEDGLKVKYPGLQSHPQHELFSEMMNEDYGFGGLIALDVKTVEKANELMEAMQEANLGYLAVSLGFYKTLFCASGTSTSSEIPEDEQKEMGLSPGLIRFSIGLDHDIERTYLKMRECMEKTGVLQLANS
- a CDS encoding Lrp/AsnC family transcriptional regulator, giving the protein MNLDHKDRQLLNLLQQNSKRTTKSLATELSLSVTAVFERIKKLERLEVIDGYVAMVNRKKIDRDFLVICHVKLIQHSKEFITQFEREISKFPEVLECFHVSGDYDYILKIIVKDISEYREFMVSKLTNLQHIASTQSAFTIKEVKTTTTVAL
- a CDS encoding YdeI/OmpD-associated family protein, with amino-acid sequence MEVKFFASSTQFRAWLAKNHDKEKELLVGFYKVRSGKPSMSWSESVDQALCFGWIDGIRKSVDTESYTIRFTPRRPDSIWSAVNVRKVAELSAAGLMEPAGLKAFSKKNDSRSGIYSHEKPAEEFPTEMETIFADNPVAWEFFCKQPPSYRKVIIHWIMTAKRETTRTDRLKKVIEASLKQERLQ
- a CDS encoding alpha-amylase family glycosyl hydrolase → MNQLSPDSYQPKKYVRIENPDWVKNATIYQVNTRQFSAEGTFKEVEEQLPRLRKLGIDIIWLMPIHPIGAVNRKGNLGSPYSVQDYKKVNTEFGTEADLRSLVQAVHSHGMYIILDWVANHSSWDNALAAEHPEWYVKARNGKFRSTLWRDYDDIIEFDYSQPELRKYMTEALKYWVREFNIDGFRCDVASFVPVDFWENARAELDAIKPVFMLAEAEDKELHRKAFDATYNWTLWNHLHQIARGRSNAKTLAEAYLAEHVSIFPKEGIRLNFIDNHDKNAWEGTTEANFGPALKSATVFTILMDGMPMVHNGQEAGLNRSLKFFDKDPIDWQAHQNADLYTTLFRLKHQNQALWNGRHGGEMVRIMNDRPDEVISFVREKIGDKVLAFFNLSGNEVQVNFETSYDTGIYNVLFSGMQVEVSDRLRLQMKPWDFLVLHN